In uncultured Fibrobacter sp., a single window of DNA contains:
- a CDS encoding M3 family oligoendopeptidase, translating into MRTFVPENFNVDNVEEVKALYQSLLNEDVTNSSEALRSWILRWSELGSVLSEVSCRRYVAMTCNTQDEAAAKAYEDFVSNIDPISNEYSDKLNKKLMAHPAKDKLKDEFGVWFRSVQVSLDLFSPDNIPLETEETMAVQAYQKITGGMSVEFDGGVKTMQQLGAYLEKTDRDLRERAFRTMWDRRLKDKDALDESFDKLFQIRNKIAKNAGCKDFIDYIFLAKRRFDYSPADCRNFHESVEKLVLPLLKEIYKKRAEKMGLKTLRPWDLSVDPLNRAPLKPYKNGDELIEKVDQIFESIHPQAGKWAREMQAKKLIDPDSRLGKAPGGYQIGFDESRLPFIFMNSAETDRDIYTLLHESGHSFHQYALANQPILAYRDVPSEFAEVASMSMELIGMSNLKPFYGNDSEAIRRSIEGELEDVIWLFPWVASIDSFQHELYSRPNHNAKDREEIWKGIMDRYDAGVDYSGFEAVRNNLWQKQLHLFECPFYYIEYGIAQLGALQVWANFKKDPKKAIDDLFKAESLGDSRPLPELFAAANIKFDFTAKTIEPLMQVVWDELT; encoded by the coding sequence ATGCGAACTTTTGTACCTGAAAATTTTAATGTAGACAACGTTGAAGAAGTCAAGGCGCTTTATCAGAGCCTGCTTAACGAAGATGTCACGAACTCCTCCGAGGCTTTGCGTTCCTGGATTCTAAGGTGGAGCGAACTGGGCTCGGTGCTTTCGGAAGTTTCTTGCCGTCGCTACGTCGCGATGACCTGCAACACCCAGGATGAGGCCGCCGCCAAGGCTTACGAAGATTTTGTGAGCAATATCGATCCGATTTCTAACGAATACAGCGACAAACTCAACAAAAAGCTGATGGCTCACCCCGCCAAGGATAAGCTGAAGGATGAATTTGGTGTATGGTTCCGTAGTGTGCAGGTTTCGCTGGACCTTTTCTCCCCCGACAATATTCCGCTCGAAACCGAAGAGACCATGGCCGTGCAGGCCTACCAGAAGATAACGGGTGGCATGAGTGTGGAATTTGACGGCGGCGTCAAGACTATGCAACAGTTGGGAGCCTACCTCGAAAAGACCGATCGCGACTTGCGTGAACGCGCTTTCCGCACGATGTGGGACCGTCGCCTAAAGGACAAGGACGCGCTTGACGAATCTTTCGACAAGCTTTTCCAAATCCGCAACAAGATTGCCAAAAATGCGGGCTGCAAGGATTTTATCGACTATATTTTCCTTGCCAAGCGCCGCTTTGACTACTCCCCCGCTGACTGTAGGAATTTCCACGAAAGCGTCGAGAAACTGGTGCTTCCGCTCCTCAAGGAAATCTACAAGAAACGCGCCGAAAAGATGGGCCTCAAGACGCTCCGTCCGTGGGATCTCTCCGTAGACCCGCTGAACCGCGCTCCGCTAAAACCGTACAAAAACGGCGATGAACTCATCGAAAAAGTCGACCAGATTTTCGAATCGATTCACCCGCAGGCGGGCAAGTGGGCACGCGAAATGCAGGCGAAAAAGCTTATTGATCCGGACAGCAGGCTCGGTAAGGCCCCCGGTGGCTACCAGATCGGCTTTGACGAAAGCCGCCTCCCCTTCATCTTCATGAATTCGGCTGAAACCGACCGCGACATTTACACGCTGCTGCACGAATCGGGACATTCTTTCCATCAGTATGCGCTTGCAAACCAGCCGATTCTCGCCTACCGCGACGTTCCTTCGGAATTCGCCGAAGTCGCGAGTATGAGTATGGAACTCATCGGCATGAGCAACCTCAAGCCTTTCTACGGCAATGACTCCGAAGCTATTCGCCGTAGCATTGAAGGTGAACTTGAAGACGTGATTTGGCTATTCCCGTGGGTGGCAAGCATCGATAGCTTCCAGCACGAATTGTATAGCCGTCCGAACCATAACGCCAAGGACCGCGAAGAAATCTGGAAGGGAATTATGGACCGCTACGATGCCGGCGTGGACTACTCCGGTTTCGAGGCTGTGCGCAACAACCTGTGGCAAAAGCAGCTGCACCTGTTCGAATGCCCGTTCTACTACATCGAATACGGCATTGCTCAGCTCGGTGCGCTCCAGGTATGGGCGAATTTCAAGAAAGACCCGAAAAAAGCCATTGATGATCTTTTCAAGGCCGAAAGTCTGGGCGACAGTCGCCCACTTCCGGAGCTTTTTGCCGCTGCAAATATCAAGTTCGACTTCACTGCAAAGACGATTGAACCGTTGATGCAGGTGGTCTGGGATGAATTAACCTAA